The Candidatus Obscuribacterales bacterium genome includes a window with the following:
- a CDS encoding branched-chain amino acid ABC transporter permease, translated as TTFPILGAQFETYRVFIIAVGAVLMAAILLLLQRTRIGIIIRAGVQDSEMVEALGINVRQIFTLVFALGCAVAALGGMTAAPYLGAYPSMGDQFLLSAVIVVVLGGMSSFEGTAIASILVGLTRATAEQISLQYLRTPVLASLSILIIMVIVLLVRPSGLFGRE; from the coding sequence CACAACTTTCCCCATCCTGGGTGCTCAATTTGAGACTTACCGGGTCTTTATCATTGCTGTTGGAGCTGTCTTGATGGCTGCCATTCTGCTCCTGCTCCAGCGCACTCGCATTGGCATCATCATCCGGGCTGGGGTGCAGGACAGTGAGATGGTGGAGGCGCTCGGCATCAATGTGCGCCAGATATTTACGTTGGTCTTTGCCCTGGGTTGTGCTGTGGCGGCACTGGGAGGGATGACAGCCGCACCCTACCTGGGCGCTTATCCTTCTATGGGGGACCAGTTTCTGCTAAGTGCAGTGATCGTAGTTGTCCTTGGAGGGATGAGCAGCTTTGAAGGCACTGCCATTGCCAGCATCCTGGTTGGCCTCACCCGGGCTACAGCTGAACAAATCTCGCTACAATATTTGCGAACCCCGGTGCTGGCCAGTCTATCGATACTCATTATCATGGTAATTGTTCTGCTGGTGCGGCCCAGTGGATTATTTGGGAGGGAATGA